The nucleotide sequence ACACATGCCGTTATTTCCAGTCATCGAGGACTGCCTCAAGCAAAGTTGTTCACAGACTTACCGAAACTGACTTTAGGTGATTCTTTCTATATCGAAATCAATGGACGGACACTCGCTTATCAAGTCGATCAGATCAAGACGGTAGAACCGACTGATACAAAAGATCTGAGAATCGAAAAAGGGCAGGATTTCGTGACACTCCTAACTTGTACACCTTATATGGTCAACAGTCATCGCTTACTTGTCAGAGGGCACCGGGTTCCTTATCATGCAAAAGAAGTTCAAAAAGAAGTACAGAAAGTATCCGAGAACAAACGATTTTTCCTGTATGGATTGTTAGCTGCATGTATACTGATTTTCCTCCTTCTTATATATCTTTTTCGTCAATCGTTCAAAATAAGAAACAGAAGTTAGCTATTCCTCATTTCTATAATATATCTATTCGAATCGTTCCGTAAACAAACAGGCTGAGGTTTGAAAAAGAAAACTTCAGCCTGTTTTTATGATGATATCAAAGAGAGCCTATCAAACACTATCTTTCTTATTACTAAATGAGGATCTTTTCTTAAGTTTTCCGATATTCTTTAAGAAGGCCTTTTTGCATCAATTCTTGTTTGTTTTTCAAGTTGCGGATATTCTCTTCAAAATTTTGAGAATATATCACTGAGAATAACGTATTTAATACGTAATCGAAGGCAATTTGAGAGGAGAAAGTCGCTACTTTAGCAAAATCATATTCCTCCTGCGATATAACAAGACACATATCAGCCTGTTTGGCCATTTCTGAATGCTGATTTCCGGTAATCAGCAAGGTAGGGGCCTCTACATGCTTCAAATAGGTCATTATTCGTTCATAATGATGGATGCGACCGCTGTAGCTAATAAAAATGGCGCAATCCTCGCTAGTCAAATTGGCTGCATTCCAAGAAGAATCACTGTATTCTTCAGCCATGATCAAAAACTTATTCAACTTGACCATTTTATTCTGGAATTTCCTTGCCGTGATTTGAGAATCACCTTTTGCAAAAAGAAAGATTCGCTGTGCCTTGTTCAATACTTTACCGATTTGATCTAAATCTTCATGTTCAATCTGCAATTGTGCTTTTTTTATTGACTGGATCGATAAATCCGCCATTTTCTTTGCAATTTGCTGAGTGCTATCTTCACTTGAAAAAGGAAAATTAGGATCAATCGTTTGATTGAACTGAGCAATCAATTGATGAACTTCCCGCCCCAGCTCGAAACGGAATTCTTTAAATCCGCTGAATCCCATTTTTTTGCATAAACGAATGATAGCTGAATGGGAAGTATACGTAGCTTTTGCTAATTCTTCAATCGTCATGTAGACTGCAGCTTCGATATTCCTACGGATGTAATCGGCAATCCGTTTCTCTGTCGTGGTAAACAACTCTTGTTTTGTTAGTTTTTCTTCAATAAGCATGATCTGACCTCCAAATTCTATCTTACTGATAAACACTTGGTTCCGCTACTATCTTTTTGATTTTTATCCTTACTTTGAACATTAATTTCACCAAACCGAATGATAACAAGTGTTTTTCTGAACTTTTTTACCAGAATAGCTATTATAAATACTTTCTGCGCTTTTCTAGGATATACTGAAAACATCAATAAAAGGAGGCACCACTCATGCTTACAATCGCTTATC is from Enterococcus faecium and encodes:
- a CDS encoding MurR/RpiR family transcriptional regulator, whose protein sequence is MLIEEKLTKQELFTTTEKRIADYIRRNIEAAVYMTIEELAKATYTSHSAIIRLCKKMGFSGFKEFRFELGREVHQLIAQFNQTIDPNFPFSSEDSTQQIAKKMADLSIQSIKKAQLQIEHEDLDQIGKVLNKAQRIFLFAKGDSQITARKFQNKMVKLNKFLIMAEEYSDSSWNAANLTSEDCAIFISYSGRIHHYERIMTYLKHVEAPTLLITGNQHSEMAKQADMCLVISQEEYDFAKVATFSSQIAFDYVLNTLFSVIYSQNFEENIRNLKNKQELMQKGLLKEYRKT